The following proteins are encoded in a genomic region of Nocardioides renjunii:
- the rpmH gene encoding 50S ribosomal protein L34, whose translation MSKRTYQPNNRRRHKVHGFRLRMRTRAGRSILSSRRRKGRKSLAV comes from the coding sequence GTGAGCAAGCGTACCTACCAGCCGAACAACCGTCGCCGCCACAAGGTGCACGGCTTCCGCCTGCGCATGCGGACCCGTGCCGGCCGCTCGATCCTGTCCAGCCGCCGCCGCAAGGGCCGCAAGAGCCTGGCCGTCTGA